The following coding sequences are from one Lolium rigidum isolate FL_2022 chromosome 6, APGP_CSIRO_Lrig_0.1, whole genome shotgun sequence window:
- the LOC124668588 gene encoding laccase-8-like, translating to MIVPLVLALCAAMASAAVVEHTFNVGAMNISQLCTKSVIYTANKQLPGPTIEANEGDTVVVHVVNESPYSLSVHWHGIFQLLNGWADGAYLITDCSIQPSGNFTYQFNITGQEGTLWWHAHSSLLRATIHGALIIKPRNGTAGYPFTVPYGEIPIILGEWWNKNVNDVEIDAHLTGLGPAISDALTINGKRGDQAPCKGAGVYEMEVASNKTYLLRIINAAVNVELFFKLAGHNFTVVAVDASYTDPYVTDIIVISPGQTVDALMTTSAPPGLYYMAAKVFDSKTVSIPFNTGTATGIVRYTKAPNNTVASMPAMPAHNDIVTAGTFYWSLTGLARPGDPAVPTTVNHSLVVEFGLDQEPCAPDQTKCQNFALVASMNGYSFQFPKNVSLLEALYDGLPAVYSEDFPMSPPPVPVIRKATSVMKVMYNEVVEVVLQSRAYRNNLGTESHPIHLHGFNFFVLAHGLGSFDPTTRGAFNLVNPQVRNTVAVPRGGWAAIRFTANNPGMWFMHCHLDAHLPLGLGMVFEVLDGPAPNLLPPPPVGYPKC from the exons ATGATCGTGCCGCTCGTGCTGGCTCTCTGCGCGGCGATGGCCAGCGCGGCAGTCGTGGAGCACACCTTCAAC GTGGGTGCCATGAACATCTCTCAGCTTTGCACGAAGAGTGTGATATACACGGCCAACAAGCAGTTGCCCGGACCGACCATAGAGGCCAACGAAGGAGATACAGTGGTCGTCCACGTTGTGAACGAATCGCCGTACTCATTATCCGTCCACTG GCACGGCATATTTCAGTTGCTGAATGGCTGGGCCGACGGGGCGTACCTGATAACGGACTGCTCCATACAGCCTTCTGGTAATTTCACGTACCAGTTCAACATCACGGGCCAGGAGGGAaccctgtggtggcacgcccatTCCTCGCTCCTCCGGGCCACCATCCACGGCGCGCTCATCATAAAGCCCAGAAATGGCACTGCTGGCTACCCGTTCACGGTGCCGTATGGAGAAATTCCAATAATACTTG GCGAGTGGTGGAACAAAAATGTGAACGACGTTGAGATCGATGCGCACTTGACCGGCCTAGGACCGGCTATTTCGGACGCGCTCACCATCAACGGCAAACGAGGGGACCAGGCTCCCTGCAAAG GTGCCGGTGTCTACGAAATGGAGGTGGCGTCCAACAAGACATACCTCCTCCGGATCATCAACGCCGCAGTCAATGTTGAGCTCTTCTTCAAGTTGGCTGGCCACAACTTCACCGTGGTCGCCGTCGATGCAAGCTACACCGACCCATACGTCACCGATATCATCGTGATCTCGCCAGGGCAAACGGTGGATGCCCTCATGACCACGTCAGCGCCGCCAGGACTGTACTACATGGCGGCCAAAGTGTTTGACAGCAAGACCGTCTCGATCCCCTTCAACACCGGCACCGCCACGGGCATCGTCAGGTACACCAAGGCACCGAACAACACTGTTGCCTCCATGCCAGCCATGCCGGCCCAcaatgacatcgtcaccgccggtaCCTTCTACTGGTCTCTCACCGGCCTTGCCCGGCCGGGCGACCCGGCCGTGCCAACAACGGTGAACCACAGCCTGGTGGTGGAGTTCGGGTTGGACCAGGAGCCGTGCGCGCCGGACCAGACGAAATGCCAGAATTTCGCGCTCGTGGCATCCATGAACGGGTACTCGTTCCAGTTCCCCAAGAACGTGTCTCTCCTCGAGGCACTATACGACGGTCTTCCAGCCGTTTACTCCGAGGACTTCCCGATGTCTCCGCCGCCGGTGCCAGTGATCAGAAAGGCGACATCCGTGATGAAGGTAATGTACAACGAAGTGGTAGAGGTAGTGCTGCAGAGCAGGGCGTACAGAAACAACCTTGGTACAGAGAGCCACCCGATCCACCTGCACGGGTTCAATTTCTTCGTGTTGGCGCATGGGCTCGGGAGCTTTGACCCAACAACGAGGGGTGCGTTCAACCTCGTGAACCCACAGGTGCGCAACACGGTCGCTGTGCCCCGCGGCGGGTGGGCCGCGATACGGTTCACAGCGAACAATCCAG GTATGTGGTTCATGCATTGTCACTTGGACGCTCACCTGCCGTTGGGGCTGGGGATGGTATTTGAGGTGCTCGACGGTCCAGCCCCCAATCTGCTTCCTCCGCCGCCTGTTGGCTACCCGAAATGCTAA